In one Deinococcus psychrotolerans genomic region, the following are encoded:
- a CDS encoding ABC transporter substrate-binding protein yields the protein MRTLFTLSAALLLTGALAQGNTCPKVGGTATIAQNSEPGNLNPLIFPTTYDTNIEELVFNALVKPTADLNYQGDLAKSWTFSPDKKTITFKLNPGIKWSDGQPLTAQDVAFTLTAIASPKYNGGAFSQVEILSGADAYHDGKASKVSGINVINPTTIALTTDKVYAPILATMAGIMILPEHIYGKIPVENWQKDATNRSPVGSGPFVFKQYRSGELIELAANKNYFAGRPCLDRLIVRFGDANTMLAALVNGEVDAAPVPVPSVASVKANPKVKLTTVNQLNFDYVGTNLRNPILAEQAVRTAMAYAINRKAIVTGLMSGYGNVVDTLFPKSHWAYPTSVKPIPYDPALAQKTLDDAGWKMSGGVRSKGGKTLKFRLFYTTGNPVRERGAALIQANLRQVGIQVDLQSMDFPTLVTYLLPKDGQSKPRAVNAGDFDLFILGFGIERDPSEYLSYFTADGQPPNGYNFTGYTDPAGGNLLMKGQETVNQTARKSLYNQFGVLMRDQLPWIPLTQAQALYGNQTRLHNFAPDIRGVNVNVMKWWVQ from the coding sequence ATGCGTACTCTCTTTACTCTTTCCGCTGCCCTGCTGCTCACCGGCGCTCTCGCTCAGGGCAACACCTGCCCCAAGGTGGGCGGCACCGCGACCATCGCTCAGAACAGTGAGCCGGGCAACCTCAACCCGCTGATCTTTCCCACCACCTACGACACCAACATCGAGGAACTGGTCTTCAATGCTCTGGTCAAGCCCACCGCTGACCTGAACTATCAAGGTGATCTGGCAAAGTCGTGGACATTCTCGCCGGACAAAAAGACCATCACCTTTAAGCTCAACCCCGGCATCAAGTGGTCGGACGGGCAGCCGCTCACCGCTCAGGATGTGGCCTTTACCCTGACGGCGATTGCCAGTCCCAAATACAACGGCGGGGCCTTCAGCCAGGTCGAAATCCTCAGCGGCGCAGACGCCTACCATGACGGCAAAGCCAGCAAGGTCAGCGGCATCAACGTGATCAACCCGACCACCATTGCCCTGACGACTGACAAGGTCTACGCGCCGATTCTGGCGACGATGGCCGGGATCATGATCTTGCCCGAGCATATCTACGGCAAGATTCCGGTTGAGAACTGGCAGAAAGACGCCACCAACCGCAGCCCCGTCGGCAGCGGTCCCTTCGTGTTCAAGCAGTACCGCAGCGGCGAGCTGATCGAGCTGGCCGCCAACAAAAACTACTTCGCCGGGCGGCCCTGCTTGGACCGCTTGATCGTCCGCTTTGGAGACGCCAACACCATGCTGGCCGCCCTGGTCAACGGCGAAGTGGACGCCGCGCCGGTTCCTGTGCCGAGCGTGGCCAGCGTCAAGGCCAATCCCAAAGTCAAACTCACGACGGTCAATCAACTGAACTTCGATTATGTGGGCACCAACCTGCGTAACCCCATTTTGGCGGAGCAGGCGGTCAGAACGGCGATGGCCTACGCCATCAACCGCAAGGCCATCGTCACCGGCCTCATGTCCGGCTACGGAAACGTCGTGGACACCCTTTTCCCCAAGTCACACTGGGCTTACCCGACCAGCGTCAAACCCATCCCTTATGACCCGGCGCTGGCCCAGAAAACCCTGGACGATGCTGGCTGGAAGATGAGCGGCGGTGTGCGCAGCAAAGGCGGCAAGACCCTGAAATTCCGTCTCTTCTACACCACCGGCAATCCGGTGCGCGAGCGCGGCGCGGCGCTGATTCAGGCCAACCTGCGCCAGGTCGGTATTCAGGTGGATTTGCAGAGCATGGATTTTCCCACACTGGTCACTTACCTGCTGCCCAAAGATGGCCAGAGCAAGCCGCGTGCCGTGAACGCGGGCGACTTTGATCTGTTTATCCTGGGCTTCGGGATTGAACGCGATCCCAGCGAGTACCTGTCGTACTTCACGGCTGACGGTCAGCCGCCCAACGGCTATAACTTCACCGGCTACACCGACCCGGCGGGCGGCAACCTGCTGATGAAGGGACAGGAAACGGTCAATCAGACCGCCAGAAAGTCGCTCTACAACCAGTTTGGTGTGCTGATGCGCGACCAGCTGCCCTGGATTCCGCTGACCCAGGCCCAGGCCCTCTACGGCAACCAGACCCGCCTGCACAACTTCGCGCCGGACATCCGGGGTGTGAACGTCAACGTGATGAAATGGTGGGTTCAGTAA
- a CDS encoding M24 family metallopeptidase — translation MSKLGEEKARQAAQQVRPEEVWLFITQEGSDSSVPLVFDTQSVGKAAFIIHASGPKALVSRIDAGHFEQHAEYLEIREYTTSFDEALTTWLRELRPQRVLLNFSEHDIRCDNLTHGQYLAAERLLQAALPGVTLVSSEEQLSRVRAIKTPEELRRLQSAIDKTILMYDRLLPTIRAGQTEREIQARMNALAAELGTVPDQGDFGGPLVLINRMGMSHRGPTDEPLVPGDLLILDTALEVQGYFSDIARTIYLLKDGENQPPEKEQRVFGAIYGAIDAAFAAMQPGVAGFEVDAAARQHLLSQGYPEIQHSTGHQIGRHVHDGGAVLGPRWDAKRRAPTLKLEAGMVFTLEPTVLMSPEPSMIVEENVLVTASGPKYLNPRQDQLWTAR, via the coding sequence ATGTCCAAGCTAGGCGAAGAGAAAGCGCGGCAAGCGGCGCAGCAGGTGCGGCCCGAAGAAGTCTGGCTCTTTATCACTCAGGAAGGCAGTGATTCCAGCGTTCCACTGGTATTCGACACCCAGTCCGTCGGCAAAGCGGCTTTTATCATTCACGCCAGCGGCCCTAAAGCGCTGGTCTCCCGGATTGACGCTGGACATTTCGAGCAGCACGCCGAGTACCTGGAAATACGCGAGTACACCACTTCGTTTGACGAGGCGCTGACCACCTGGCTACGAGAACTGCGTCCCCAGAGGGTGCTGCTTAATTTCAGCGAACACGACATCCGCTGCGATAACCTGACGCACGGGCAATACCTGGCCGCCGAGCGTCTACTTCAGGCAGCCCTGCCGGGGGTTACTCTCGTCAGCAGCGAGGAGCAGCTCAGCCGGGTGCGGGCCATCAAAACGCCCGAGGAGTTGCGCCGCCTTCAGAGCGCCATCGACAAGACCATTTTGATGTATGACCGCCTGCTGCCCACAATTCGTGCTGGACAGACCGAGCGCGAGATTCAGGCCCGCATGAACGCGCTGGCCGCTGAACTGGGAACGGTGCCGGATCAGGGCGATTTCGGCGGGCCGCTGGTACTGATCAACCGCATGGGCATGTCGCACCGGGGGCCGACAGACGAGCCGCTGGTGCCGGGTGATCTGCTGATTCTGGATACGGCGCTGGAAGTGCAGGGCTACTTCTCGGATATTGCCCGGACGATCTACCTTCTCAAAGACGGCGAGAATCAGCCACCCGAAAAAGAGCAGCGGGTCTTTGGAGCCATTTACGGAGCGATTGACGCCGCCTTCGCCGCCATGCAGCCAGGCGTGGCGGGGTTTGAGGTCGACGCCGCTGCCCGCCAGCACCTGCTCAGTCAGGGGTATCCAGAAATTCAGCATTCTACCGGCCACCAGATCGGACGTCACGTCCACGACGGCGGCGCAGTCCTGGGGCCGCGCTGGGACGCCAAGCGCCGCGCTCCCACCCTCAAACTCGAAGCAGGCATGGTCTTTACCCTGGAACCCACCGTCTTGATGAGTCCCGAACCCAGCATGATCGTCGAAGAAAACGTCTTGGTGACTGCCAGCGGCCCAAAGTATCTCAATCCGCGCCAGGATCAGCTCTGGACGGCCCGCTAA
- a CDS encoding M24 family metallopeptidase, with product MKSLAQQKITQALSTLQEKELWLFITQEGSDPNVGLVFDTALSGKAALMLAPGKGALALCANYDRGHLEQQGQFDEIRAYTTSFADEFCHWLAELAPDTILLNFSEHDIHADGLSYGQYLSTEKLIRRVLPHVRLESSQARLSTVRGVKTDEELRRIQSAIDKTILMYDRLRPTLQVGQTEREIQARMNAMAAGLGATPYLGDHGGPLVCINRVGLAHRGPSDEALRPGDLLILDTGLAVGGYFSDIARTCYVRVPGEDTPPEILATFQAIHDAIDAAFAALKPGATGMEVDAAARAALRRGGQPELSHATGHQIGRHVHDGGTLLGPDWERYLPASQGQPQVGEVYTLEPTVVQSPLPSMIVEENVVVTADGARWLSRRQDDLWIV from the coding sequence ATGAAAAGCCTTGCTCAGCAAAAAATTACTCAAGCCCTCAGCACGCTTCAGGAGAAAGAACTGTGGCTCTTCATCACGCAGGAAGGCAGTGATCCGAATGTCGGGCTGGTCTTTGATACGGCGCTGAGCGGGAAAGCAGCGCTGATGCTCGCGCCGGGCAAAGGAGCGCTGGCTCTGTGCGCCAACTACGACCGGGGCCACCTGGAGCAGCAGGGCCAGTTTGACGAGATCCGCGCCTACACAACCAGTTTTGCCGACGAATTCTGCCACTGGCTCGCCGAACTCGCGCCGGACACCATCCTGCTCAATTTCAGCGAACATGATATTCACGCCGATGGACTGAGTTATGGCCAGTACCTCAGCACCGAGAAATTGATCCGGCGTGTGCTGCCGCACGTTCGTCTGGAAAGCAGTCAGGCGCGGCTTTCCACGGTGCGCGGCGTCAAAACGGATGAGGAGTTGCGCCGAATCCAGAGTGCCATCGACAAGACCATCCTCATGTATGACCGCTTACGGCCCACCCTGCAAGTCGGCCAGACCGAGCGCGAGATTCAGGCCCGCATGAACGCGATGGCCGCTGGACTCGGCGCTACGCCGTATCTGGGCGATCACGGCGGGCCGCTGGTCTGCATCAACCGGGTCGGGCTGGCGCACCGTGGCCCCAGCGACGAGGCTTTGCGCCCCGGCGATCTGCTGATTCTGGATACCGGACTGGCGGTGGGCGGCTACTTTTCCGATATCGCCCGCACCTGCTATGTCCGGGTACCGGGTGAGGACACGCCGCCGGAAATTCTGGCCACCTTCCAGGCCATTCACGACGCCATTGACGCGGCGTTTGCGGCCTTGAAACCGGGCGCGACGGGCATGGAGGTCGACGCTGCGGCACGGGCCGCGCTCCGGCGTGGTGGTCAGCCGGAACTCAGCCACGCCACCGGGCACCAGATCGGACGCCACGTCCACGACGGCGGCACACTGCTCGGCCCCGACTGGGAGCGCTACCTGCCCGCTTCGCAGGGTCAGCCACAGGTCGGTGAGGTCTACACCCTGGAACCCACCGTGGTCCAGTCGCCGCTTCCCAGCATGATCGTAGAAGAAAACGTGGTGGTGACGGCTGATGGAGCACGCTGGCTCAGCCGCAGACAGGACGATTTGTGGATCGTCTAG
- a CDS encoding M24 family metallopeptidase: MDRLAQLQAALKPAALDALLLTAPYQLRAFCGAQVSAGALVVTPERRVLLLDPRYQQAVKPGKVEIKPYVGIHEYARALRELFGPDAVRIGVYAPALSLADMQTLNPHGDLTFVPADALINELTSLLSSAEIEALQQAEAVTRQAIEVAFAALRPGVTERQLQQLLLSHIYQESEGPSFEPIIAFGSRTALPHAHPGMTALGQNELVTIDAGAVIDGLHADLTVTRLFGQSERAQQLIDLTQQALEAALQAVRPGVTASEVDEAARAPIRAAGLDQHTLRGIGHALGYQTHQFPILREHGQEKLQVGQVLAIEPGVYLPGFGGVRLEKMIVVTETGGRLISEWRSEERAE, encoded by the coding sequence GTGGATCGTCTAGCCCAGTTGCAAGCGGCGCTGAAGCCAGCCGCGCTTGATGCCCTGCTGCTGACTGCGCCGTATCAGTTGCGGGCGTTTTGCGGCGCTCAGGTTTCGGCAGGAGCGCTCGTCGTCACGCCGGAGCGCCGCGTGCTGCTGCTCGACCCGCGTTACCAGCAGGCCGTCAAACCGGGCAAGGTCGAGATCAAACCGTATGTCGGGATTCATGAGTATGCTCGGGCGCTGCGCGAGCTGTTCGGGCCTGACGCGGTTCGTATCGGCGTCTACGCGCCCGCCCTGAGTCTGGCGGACATGCAGACCCTGAACCCGCACGGCGACCTGACCTTCGTGCCTGCCGACGCACTCATCAACGAACTGACCAGCCTGCTCAGCAGCGCTGAGATTGAAGCGCTGCAACAAGCGGAAGCGGTCACCCGGCAGGCCATCGAGGTGGCCTTTGCGGCGCTGCGTCCCGGCGTGACCGAGCGGCAACTCCAGCAGCTTCTCCTGAGCCATATCTACCAGGAAAGTGAAGGGCCGTCCTTTGAGCCGATCATCGCTTTCGGATCAAGAACCGCCCTGCCACACGCCCATCCCGGCATGACCGCCCTGGGTCAGAATGAGCTGGTCACGATTGACGCTGGAGCAGTGATTGACGGCTTGCACGCGGATCTCACCGTGACGCGGCTGTTCGGGCAAAGTGAGCGGGCGCAGCAGTTGATCGACCTCACCCAGCAGGCGCTGGAGGCGGCTCTACAGGCCGTCCGTCCTGGGGTGACGGCCAGCGAGGTTGACGAGGCGGCCCGCGCTCCCATTCGGGCGGCAGGACTGGATCAGCACACCCTGCGCGGCATCGGGCACGCGCTCGGCTACCAGACCCACCAGTTTCCTATTTTGCGCGAGCACGGCCAGGAAAAGCTTCAGGTCGGGCAGGTGCTGGCGATTGAACCGGGCGTTTATCTGCCTGGGTTTGGTGGCGTGCGGCTGGAAAAAATGATCGTCGTCACCGAAACAGGAGGCCGCCTGATCTCGGAGTGGCGGAGCGAGGAGCGTGCCGAATGA
- a CDS encoding aminotransferase class V-fold PLP-dependent enzyme, with protein MTLSLPEFRAHFPNLEQYVHANNCSRGALSTDVEAALSDYLHSWRDYGSPWNQWMSVWEEARAALAALIGAGAEELALTDSASHALGMAVLARPPSAGAVVIEEHNFPSAFYLADALRRGGYEVRFAADFPGDTPLERTNAALRGAALLVLAQVSFQTGEVLAVPDYVAAARAHGCEVVLDGYQALGIVPTDVKALGVSYYLSGTHKYLLGTEGFAFLYAAPETGEAQAPGWMAAADPHGMDLLHRELSRDARRFETGTPNVTGAYACRAALRLLEQVPAGVRLEQVRRCVDIVRQTCGEAGYQVVTPAEQGRYAAMIAVAAPDAQHTAAAMQQSGFLVSARGPVVRVSFHAYNTEDEAQRLAAWILSHPDQFQQRITQEQA; from the coding sequence ATGACCCTGAGTTTGCCTGAATTTCGTGCCCACTTTCCCAATCTGGAGCAGTATGTTCACGCCAACAACTGCTCGCGCGGCGCTCTCAGCACAGATGTTGAGGCCGCACTGAGCGATTATTTGCACTCCTGGCGCGACTACGGCTCTCCCTGGAACCAGTGGATGAGTGTCTGGGAAGAGGCCCGCGCCGCTCTGGCGGCCCTGATCGGAGCCGGGGCCGAAGAACTGGCCCTCACCGACAGTGCCAGTCACGCGCTGGGGATGGCGGTTCTGGCACGGCCACCCTCAGCGGGAGCGGTGGTGATCGAGGAACACAATTTTCCCAGCGCTTTTTATCTGGCTGACGCCCTGAGACGCGGCGGGTATGAAGTGCGTTTCGCGGCTGATTTTCCCGGCGACACGCCGCTGGAACGCACGAACGCAGCGCTCAGGGGCGCGGCCCTGCTGGTGCTGGCACAGGTGAGCTTTCAGACTGGCGAGGTGCTGGCGGTGCCTGATTACGTTGCGGCGGCCCGTGCACACGGCTGCGAGGTGGTACTGGACGGCTATCAAGCGCTTGGCATCGTGCCCACTGACGTGAAGGCGCTGGGCGTGAGTTACTACCTGAGCGGCACCCATAAGTACCTGCTGGGCACCGAGGGCTTTGCCTTTCTCTACGCCGCGCCAGAAACCGGAGAGGCTCAAGCGCCCGGCTGGATGGCGGCGGCAGACCCGCACGGCATGGACTTGCTGCACCGTGAACTGAGCCGCGACGCCCGGCGTTTCGAGACTGGTACGCCGAATGTCACGGGCGCGTATGCCTGCCGGGCCGCGCTGCGGTTGCTTGAGCAGGTGCCTGCTGGCGTGCGGCTTGAGCAGGTTCGGCGCTGTGTGGACATCGTTCGGCAGACTTGCGGCGAGGCGGGCTATCAGGTGGTCACGCCTGCTGAGCAGGGCCGCTACGCCGCCATGATCGCCGTGGCCGCGCCGGACGCCCAGCACACGGCGGCGGCCATGCAGCAAAGCGGCTTTCTGGTCAGCGCCCGTGGCCCGGTGGTGCGCGTCAGTTTTCACGCCTACAACACCGAGGACGAGGCTCAACGTCTCGCGGCGTGGATTTTGAGTCATCCAGATCAATTTCAACAACGAATCACTCAGGAGCAAGCATGA
- a CDS encoding NAD(P)/FAD-dependent oxidoreductase gives MKQHVLVIGAGIIGACIAYELARAGQRVTLLEAASPAAGITRWCPGGVRQQWGSDLNILLVRDSLPFFNRIAELDAALHFERCGYIFLSYSAAGQDYTRQLVERQQRLGVNAQFADVETLLQLCPSLNTDGLLSSSYGPDDGFVNNPVRLTQAIVEAAQQHGAALVQGQASALLSDDGRITGVQTDHGPIYADTTVLAAGQGARALADSVGLELPLHPEERRLHYLSGAPEGYCHPFLASSDHQWAGKQLGEAFYMSRLGELPPDDETFKAATFEHGARVLNGLEQLQTTHVVHGFYSSTPDFQAIVDVPVSHPGLILSVGFNGNGFMMAPANARMVTDLVLEQRPQYDFTDYRLDRFKGQIHVETAVI, from the coding sequence ATGAAGCAGCACGTTTTGGTGATTGGCGCAGGAATTATCGGAGCCTGCATCGCCTACGAACTCGCGCGGGCCGGGCAGCGCGTGACCTTGCTGGAAGCGGCGTCGCCCGCTGCTGGAATCACCCGCTGGTGTCCCGGCGGCGTCCGGCAGCAATGGGGCAGCGACCTTAACATTTTGCTGGTGCGCGACAGCCTGCCCTTTTTCAACCGAATTGCCGAGTTGGATGCGGCACTGCATTTTGAGCGCTGCGGCTACATTTTTCTGAGCTACAGCGCTGCTGGTCAGGACTACACGCGGCAACTGGTGGAACGGCAGCAGCGTCTGGGCGTCAATGCTCAATTCGCGGATGTGGAAACCCTTTTGCAGTTGTGTCCCAGCTTGAATACCGACGGGCTGCTGTCTTCCAGCTACGGCCCCGACGACGGTTTCGTCAACAACCCGGTGCGCTTGACGCAGGCAATCGTTGAGGCGGCCCAGCAACACGGCGCGGCGCTGGTTCAGGGGCAGGCCAGCGCACTTCTCAGTGACGATGGGCGAATTACCGGCGTTCAGACTGATCACGGGCCGATCTACGCCGATACCACGGTGCTGGCTGCCGGGCAGGGAGCGCGGGCTCTGGCCGACAGCGTGGGCCTTGAGCTGCCACTGCATCCGGAAGAGAGGCGGCTACACTACCTGAGCGGCGCTCCCGAAGGCTACTGCCATCCCTTTCTGGCTTCATCCGATCACCAGTGGGCCGGGAAGCAGCTTGGCGAGGCGTTTTACATGAGCCGTCTGGGAGAACTTCCACCAGACGATGAAACCTTCAAGGCCGCGACTTTTGAGCACGGCGCACGGGTCCTGAACGGCTTGGAGCAACTGCAAACCACCCATGTCGTTCACGGGTTTTACAGCTCCACACCAGATTTTCAGGCCATCGTGGACGTTCCGGTGAGTCATCCGGGCTTGATTCTCAGCGTGGGCTTCAATGGCAACGGCTTTATGATGGCCCCCGCCAACGCCCGGATGGTCACTGATCTGGTGCTCGAACAGCGCCCACAGTACGATTTTACCGACTACCGTCTGGACCGCTTCAAGGGCCAGATTCACGTTGAAACGGCGGTGATCTGA
- a CDS encoding DUF3830 family protein — protein sequence MLVFAFKAGELHAQLDPQLAPETCAAFSEALRTPVTIRTRHAMFTGPEMSMQLPAAQYPQLLQVPQEAAVIMPVEGQVLFTSLPARVWPGSSEPILDLGIFYGPYGRTFFPSGWLPGNAFAHIAAEHFPLMKQIGRSLIESGAQDVELSFRSI from the coding sequence ATGCTGGTCTTTGCTTTCAAGGCCGGTGAACTCCACGCCCAGCTTGACCCACAACTCGCACCAGAAACGTGCGCGGCGTTCAGTGAGGCGCTGAGAACGCCGGTGACCATCCGCACCCGTCACGCCATGTTCACCGGGCCGGAAATGTCGATGCAACTGCCCGCCGCTCAGTATCCGCAACTGCTTCAGGTGCCGCAGGAAGCCGCCGTCATTATGCCTGTAGAGGGACAGGTTCTGTTTACCAGCCTGCCAGCGCGGGTCTGGCCCGGCAGTTCGGAGCCAATTCTGGATCTGGGTATCTTTTACGGCCCATACGGACGAACGTTTTTTCCCAGCGGCTGGCTCCCCGGCAACGCCTTTGCTCACATCGCCGCTGAGCATTTTCCGCTTATGAAACAAATTGGTCGCTCACTCATTGAAAGCGGTGCCCAAGACGTTGAACTCTCGTTCAGATCAATTTGA
- a CDS encoding alpha/beta hydrolase, whose protein sequence is MILIHGRGGSAEDMLGLSQQFGVPTLAYLAPQAQGHTWYPQSFLAPLERNEPGLSSGLQAIDDVVNTLGGQGIAPANIVIGGFSQGACLALEYVARHARRYGGVFAFSGGLIGPDGTPRDAIGHLDGTPVFIGCSDVDGHIPLRRVEESAGVLAEHGATVDKRIYPRMGHTINEDELEAVRQMLQTLLANSV, encoded by the coding sequence GTGATCCTGATTCACGGACGCGGAGGCAGCGCCGAGGACATGCTGGGCCTCTCGCAGCAGTTTGGCGTGCCCACCCTGGCGTACCTCGCCCCGCAGGCTCAGGGCCACACTTGGTACCCGCAGAGCTTTCTGGCCCCGCTGGAGCGCAACGAACCCGGCCTGTCGTCGGGCTTGCAGGCCATTGACGACGTGGTGAATACGCTGGGCGGGCAGGGCATCGCACCTGCGAACATCGTCATCGGCGGCTTCTCGCAGGGCGCGTGCCTAGCGCTGGAATACGTGGCCCGTCACGCCCGGCGCTACGGCGGCGTTTTCGCCTTCTCGGGCGGCCTGATCGGCCCGGACGGCACTCCTCGCGACGCCATCGGCCACTTGGACGGCACACCCGTCTTTATCGGGTGCAGCGATGTGGACGGTCATATTCCGCTACGGCGCGTGGAGGAAAGCGCCGGGGTGCTCGCTGAACACGGCGCGACGGTGGACAAGCGCATCTACCCGCGAATGGGCCACACCATCAATGAGGACGAACTTGAGGCCGTGCGGCAGATGTTGCAGACGCTCCTAGCGAACAGCGTCTAA
- a CDS encoding ring-cleaving dioxygenase, translating into MNPIQGLHHLTVMASDPQKNVDFFTQVLGQRLVKVTVNFDDPGTYHLYYGDETGAPGTIMTYFPWANAVRGRRGNGEIVAAAYAAPVASQDYWKARLNSFEITFTEEVRFGSPAVRFEDPDGLWIELVFEDGADVPRFWPNSPVPREHALRGFHSVTGWVGQTARTEALLTGPLGFSKVGSEPDAEGLRTRFRGQSEGVGLYVDLVERPGKPHGQFSAGSVHHVALRTVDDTEQLEYQKLLSEHGYDVTPVQDRQYFHSIYFREHSGILFEIATDAPGFPDDERVDELGKHLKLPAWYESKRASIEARVRPIVNHEYGVTIGGQNA; encoded by the coding sequence ATGAATCCCATTCAAGGACTCCACCACCTCACTGTAATGGCGAGCGATCCCCAGAAGAATGTCGACTTCTTTACCCAGGTGCTCGGCCAACGCCTGGTCAAGGTCACCGTCAATTTTGATGACCCCGGCACCTATCACCTGTACTACGGCGATGAAACCGGCGCGCCCGGCACCATCATGACCTACTTTCCCTGGGCCAATGCGGTCAGGGGACGGCGCGGCAACGGCGAGATCGTGGCCGCTGCCTACGCTGCCCCCGTCGCCTCCCAGGACTACTGGAAGGCCCGCCTGAACAGCTTTGAGATTACCTTTACCGAAGAGGTGCGCTTTGGCAGCCCCGCCGTCCGATTCGAAGACCCCGATGGCCTGTGGATCGAGCTGGTCTTTGAGGACGGCGCGGACGTGCCCCGCTTCTGGCCGAACAGCCCGGTGCCCCGCGAACACGCCCTGCGCGGTTTTCACAGTGTCACCGGCTGGGTGGGACAGACCGCGCGTACCGAGGCGCTGCTGACCGGGCCGCTGGGGTTTAGCAAAGTTGGTAGTGAGCCGGACGCCGAGGGCCTGCGAACCCGCTTCAGGGGCCAGTCAGAGGGTGTGGGACTGTACGTGGATCTGGTCGAGCGCCCTGGCAAACCGCACGGGCAATTCAGCGCGGGCAGCGTTCACCACGTCGCGCTGCGCACCGTGGACGACACTGAGCAACTGGAATACCAGAAACTGCTCAGCGAACACGGGTACGATGTGACTCCGGTGCAGGATCGACAGTATTTCCACTCCATTTACTTCCGGGAACACTCCGGCATCCTGTTCGAAATCGCCACCGACGCCCCCGGCTTCCCTGACGACGAGCGTGTGGACGAACTGGGCAAACACCTGAAGTTGCCCGCGTGGTACGAGAGCAAGCGCGCGTCCATTGAGGCGCGGGTCAGGCCCATCGTGAACCACGAGTACGGCGTAACCATCGGCGGGCAGAATGCCTGA
- a CDS encoding MarR family winged helix-turn-helix transcriptional regulator, which translates to MTEEALNNALQQPAIRLWRRLVFTTQNKIREVETALAPLELTMTEFDLLAVLRRFDGATQQEVAQRLLFTEANMSYHAKRLSVRGLIERRTAGKCKQLTLTDAGRTLVERALPTVIELHEAQFSDLNQEELGVLRGLLSRLR; encoded by the coding sequence ATGACCGAGGAAGCTTTGAACAACGCGCTGCAGCAGCCCGCCATCCGGCTGTGGCGGCGCTTGGTCTTTACTACGCAGAACAAGATTCGTGAGGTGGAAACCGCGCTGGCTCCGCTGGAACTGACCATGACCGAGTTTGACCTGCTGGCCGTTCTGCGCCGGTTTGACGGCGCGACGCAACAGGAGGTGGCCCAGCGACTGCTGTTCACTGAGGCCAATATGTCCTACCACGCCAAACGCCTGAGCGTGCGTGGTCTGATTGAGAGGCGCACTGCTGGAAAGTGCAAGCAGCTAACGCTGACCGACGCTGGCCGGACGCTGGTGGAACGCGCCCTGCCCACGGTCATCGAGCTGCATGAGGCTCAGTTTTCTGACTTGAACCAGGAAGAGCTTGGTGTACTGCGGGGACTGCTGAGCCGCCTGAGATAA
- a CDS encoding IS3 family transposase, protein MGRAQTRTEVFEWIEVFYNRQRRHSALGYRSPAAFEEQAPIPN, encoded by the coding sequence GTGGGCCGTGCCCAGACACGAACGGAGGTCTTCGAGTGGATTGAGGTGTTCTACAACCGCCAGCGTCGTCACTCCGCGTTGGGCTACCGGTCCCCGGCGGCCTTTGAGGAGCAAGCCCCCATCCCGAACTGA
- a CDS encoding transposase, with protein sequence MSVSKQKFTAEFKYEAVRLVRTTGKSCAQIARDLGVPPHYVVRWKQQQDHQTAAGRPVFTGRGDPRPLTTGGSS encoded by the coding sequence ATGTCCGTATCCAAGCAGAAGTTCACCGCTGAGTTCAAATACGAAGCTGTCCGCTTGGTTCGCACGACCGGTAAGAGTTGCGCTCAGATCGCCCGTGATCTCGGCGTTCCTCCTCACTACGTCGTGCGTTGGAAGCAACAGCAAGACCATCAAACGGCCGCTGGCCGCCCTGTATTCACTGGGCGGGGGGATCCCCGCCCTCTCACCACAGGAGGCTCGTCTTAA
- a CDS encoding transposase: MTKWELALRKLDCVREYVTFGVVLAAAGYGVNARFRQALSARVLFWSGGITRTQTVYPAEVRLSPILRHFRGRRPKYPTTSRPFGGRASAERSRLAQRNVDLASRHQGALSGRFAAVYVRLADGKENSQCQHLPRQAA; encoded by the coding sequence TTGACTAAATGGGAATTGGCGCTCCGCAAACTTGATTGTGTCCGCGAATATGTCACCTTTGGCGTGGTGTTGGCTGCTGCGGGATACGGCGTCAATGCTCGATTTCGTCAGGCACTCAGTGCGCGGGTACTATTTTGGTCAGGCGGCATCACGCGAACGCAAACGGTATATCCAGCTGAAGTGCGTCTGAGTCCAATTCTTAGGCACTTCAGAGGTCGAAGGCCGAAATACCCGACCACGTCACGACCGTTTGGCGGTCGTGCAAGCGCTGAGCGAAGTCGTCTGGCACAACGCAACGTGGATCTAGCGTCACGGCACCAAGGGGCGCTTTCAGGTCGCTTCGCCGCCGTTTACGTTCGGCTAGCAGATGGAAAAGAGAACTCCCAATGTCAACATCTTCCAAGACAAGCGGCTTAG